Part of the Cytobacillus sp. IB215665 genome, TATGAGGCGATTGATCGTCATGCATATACCTTTAGGAAAAATAAAATAGCATTATATTATCAAGATTCTGTTCGAAAAGAGAAATATACATTTAAGGAAATGAGTGAATTCTCTAACCGAGCAGGAAATGTACTTAAGCAAGCAGCTGATGTTGATAAAGGTGATCGTGTTTTTGTGTTTATGCCTCGTTCTCCCGAATTATATTTTATTATTCTAGGGGCAATAAAACTAGGAGCTATTGTTGGGCCGTTATTTGAAGCTTTTATGGAAGGGGCAGTTCGTGATAGGTTAGAAGATAGTGAAGCAAAAGTGTTAGTAACGACACCTGAATTATTAGATAGAGTTCCAGTTAATGAGCTTCCGGCACTAAAGCATATCATTTTAGTTGGTGATGACTTAGATGATGAAAAGTTTATTAATTATTATAAAGAAATGGAAAGTGCTAGTGACCGTTTAAGTATTGAATGGGTAGATAGATCAGATGGACTTATTATTCATTATACTTCGGGCTCAACAGGTAAACCAAAAGGCGTATTGCACGTCCATAATGCTATGATTCAGCACTATCAAACAGCAAAGTGGGTATTGGACTTAAAAGAAGATGATGTTTATTGGTGTACTGCTGACCCTGGATGGGTTACAGGGACTGCTTATGGTATTTTTGCCCCATGGCTTGTGGGTGCTGCAAATGTAGTTATTGGAGGAAGGTTTAGCCCAGCTGCATGGTATGAAGCGATTGAACAGTTCGGTGTTACTATTTGGTATAGTGCTCCAACTGCATTTAGAATGTTAATGGGTGCTGGTGATGATTTAGTAAAGCAACACGATTTAAGCTCCCTTAGACATATTTTAAGTGTAGGAGAGCCATTAAATCCTGAGGTCATACGTTGGGGTGTTAAAGTATTCAATAATCGTATTCATGATACATGGTGGATGACTGAAACAGGTGCTCAATTAATATGTAATTATCCATGTATGGAAATAAGGCCTGGTTCAATGGGAAAACCTATTCCAGGAGTTAAGGCTGCGATTGTGGATGATCAAGGAAATGAATTACCACCAAATCGGATGGGGAATTTGGCCATACAAAAAGGGTGGCCATCAATGATGTATACGATTTGGAACAATCAACAAAAATATGAATCATACTTTATGCCTGGTGATTGGTATGTATCAGGAGACTCAGCTTATATGGATGAAGAAGGGTATTTTTGGTTTCAAGGTAGGATAGATGATGTAATTATGACTTCTGGTGAAAGAGTTGGACCTTTTGAGGTTGAAAGTAAGCTTGTTGAACATCCTGCAATAGCAGAAGCTGGGGTGATAGGAAAACCTGACCCAGTACGTGGAGAAATTATTAAAGCATTCGTTTCACTAAGACATGGCTACGATGTTACTGATGAATTAAAAGAAGAAATAAGGCTTTTCGTGAAAAAAGGCCTCTCAGCTCATGCAGCTCCACGTGAAATAGAGTTTTGTGAAAAGTTACCTAAAACAAGAAGTGGGAAAATTATGCGTAGAGTGTTAAAGGCGTGGGAATTAGATCTACCTACGGGTGATTTATCAACTATGGAAGATTAGTTACAGGAATAAACGATGTTTTTCGTATTAAAAACGAAACAAATTTTTAATAGGTAGCCGGTAGCCATCTATACGTCTAACTTTATTTAGTTCTTATATACGAGAAAAAAAGAAGGTCGCTCAGTATTAACTTTTGAGCAACCTTCTTTTTTATTATTGTCTGAACCTTATTATTAAGGATTTGAAGGGTCC contains:
- the acsA gene encoding acetate--CoA ligase, giving the protein MKVESLAVTKGDYNLTDYEEIYSQFNWSEVENNFSWSKTGRVNMAYEAIDRHAYTFRKNKIALYYQDSVRKEKYTFKEMSEFSNRAGNVLKQAADVDKGDRVFVFMPRSPELYFIILGAIKLGAIVGPLFEAFMEGAVRDRLEDSEAKVLVTTPELLDRVPVNELPALKHIILVGDDLDDEKFINYYKEMESASDRLSIEWVDRSDGLIIHYTSGSTGKPKGVLHVHNAMIQHYQTAKWVLDLKEDDVYWCTADPGWVTGTAYGIFAPWLVGAANVVIGGRFSPAAWYEAIEQFGVTIWYSAPTAFRMLMGAGDDLVKQHDLSSLRHILSVGEPLNPEVIRWGVKVFNNRIHDTWWMTETGAQLICNYPCMEIRPGSMGKPIPGVKAAIVDDQGNELPPNRMGNLAIQKGWPSMMYTIWNNQQKYESYFMPGDWYVSGDSAYMDEEGYFWFQGRIDDVIMTSGERVGPFEVESKLVEHPAIAEAGVIGKPDPVRGEIIKAFVSLRHGYDVTDELKEEIRLFVKKGLSAHAAPREIEFCEKLPKTRSGKIMRRVLKAWELDLPTGDLSTMED